Proteins encoded by one window of Lacipirellulaceae bacterium:
- a CDS encoding UbiD family decarboxylase, protein MGYRSLRQCVTDLEGQGELVRVDAPIDAHLEAAEIQRRVFAAGGPALLFTNVTGCQFPMVSNLFGTIERARYIFRDGLAAVSQLVEVKADPPAAMQKPWKYWKLPFYALSMLPKYVRSGPILQNETTLSNLPQLQSWPEDGGPFVTLPAVYSEDPRKPNLHNSNLGMYRVQIAGNQYEPDQELGLHYQIHRSIGVHHQAAIQTGKPFRVNIFVGGPPSLPLAAVMPLPEGMSELTFAGALNRRRSRMIRRGEHPAIYAECDFCITGTIDPERMLPEGPFGDHLGYYSLQHPFPVMKVEHVYHRNDAIWPFTVVGRPPQEDTIFGQLIHEMTGPLIPTVLPGVHGVHAVDAAGVHPLLLAMGSERYMPMTATGEPNNPAPQELLTQAHAILGQGQLSLAKFLLIANQADDPQLDLHDEGAFLRHLLARADWRRDLHFQTATTIDTLDYSGDGFNSGSKVVMAAVGPARHELATEIPDGLRLTAPFRNPRVALPGVLAVEGPACPAPSFDYEAATQARQATRDETRAQMQAFVDSYSESDPINKFRWIVVVDDTQFVSKSLRNFLWTIFTRTNPASDLYGIASNTVNKHWGCAGALVFDARIKPHHAPPLVEDPQITRRVDQLAAKGEPLHGIL, encoded by the coding sequence ATGGGATACCGCAGCCTCCGCCAATGCGTCACTGACCTCGAGGGGCAGGGCGAGTTGGTCCGCGTCGACGCTCCCATCGATGCCCATTTGGAGGCCGCAGAAATCCAGCGCCGCGTGTTTGCCGCAGGCGGTCCTGCCCTGCTCTTCACGAATGTCACCGGCTGCCAGTTCCCGATGGTGAGCAATTTGTTCGGCACCATCGAGCGCGCCCGCTACATCTTTCGCGACGGGCTCGCCGCGGTCAGCCAGCTCGTGGAAGTGAAGGCTGATCCGCCCGCAGCAATGCAAAAGCCTTGGAAGTACTGGAAGCTTCCGTTCTACGCGCTCTCGATGTTGCCGAAGTACGTTCGCTCCGGGCCGATTTTGCAGAACGAAACAACGCTCTCGAATCTTCCCCAACTGCAAAGCTGGCCCGAGGATGGCGGGCCGTTTGTGACGCTCCCGGCGGTTTATTCTGAGGACCCACGCAAGCCGAACTTGCACAACTCGAACTTGGGTATGTACCGCGTCCAAATCGCCGGCAATCAGTACGAGCCTGACCAAGAACTCGGCCTGCACTATCAGATTCATCGCAGCATCGGTGTCCATCACCAAGCGGCGATACAAACTGGCAAACCGTTCCGCGTGAACATCTTCGTAGGCGGACCACCTTCTTTGCCACTCGCAGCCGTCATGCCGCTGCCCGAGGGGATGAGCGAGCTGACTTTTGCTGGAGCGCTCAATCGTCGTCGCTCACGAATGATCCGTCGTGGCGAGCACCCGGCGATTTATGCCGAGTGCGACTTCTGCATCACTGGCACCATCGACCCTGAGCGGATGCTCCCCGAGGGACCCTTTGGCGATCACTTGGGTTACTACAGCCTGCAGCATCCTTTCCCGGTGATGAAGGTCGAACACGTCTACCATCGCAACGACGCAATTTGGCCGTTCACCGTCGTTGGTCGTCCACCGCAGGAAGATACGATCTTTGGACAACTCATTCACGAGATGACCGGCCCGCTGATCCCTACCGTTCTTCCTGGTGTCCACGGCGTTCATGCTGTCGATGCCGCAGGTGTGCATCCGCTGCTGCTCGCAATGGGAAGCGAAAGATACATGCCGATGACCGCCACTGGCGAACCAAACAATCCAGCACCGCAAGAACTGCTCACCCAGGCGCACGCGATACTCGGACAAGGACAACTCTCGCTCGCGAAGTTCCTCTTGATCGCCAACCAAGCGGACGATCCGCAACTTGACTTGCATGACGAAGGAGCCTTCCTGCGTCACCTGTTGGCACGCGCTGATTGGCGACGTGATTTGCATTTCCAAACCGCGACGACGATTGACACGCTTGACTATTCCGGTGATGGCTTTAACTCTGGCTCGAAAGTCGTCATGGCTGCGGTTGGTCCTGCTCGACACGAGCTGGCGACGGAAATACCCGACGGCTTACGCCTGACGGCTCCTTTTCGGAACCCGAGGGTTGCGCTGCCTGGTGTGCTTGCTGTTGAAGGCCCCGCGTGTCCTGCCCCCTCGTTCGACTACGAAGCGGCCACGCAAGCGCGGCAGGCGACTCGTGACGAGACCCGCGCTCAGATGCAAGCATTCGTTGACAGCTACTCCGAGTCCGACCCGATCAACAAGTTTCGCTGGATCGTCGTCGTTGACGACACCCAGTTTGTCAGCAAATCGCTCCGCAACTTCCTCTGGACGATCTTCACCCGTACCAATCCGGCCAGCGACCTCTACGGCATCGCGTCGAACACGGTCAACAAGCACTGGGGATGCGCCGGAGCACTCGTCTTCGACGCTCGCATTAAACCACATCACGCTCCCCCGTTGGTCGAGGACCCCCAAATCACGCGACGCGTGGATCAGCTTGCAGCGAAGGGTGAGCCGCTGCACGGGATTTTATGA
- the lepA gene encoding translation elongation factor 4, which translates to MSTASPQTGSSSSKPRPKGAVDPQLVRNFSIVAHIDHGKSTLADRLLEVTGTVSKREMKEQLLDDMELERQRGITIKSRAVSMKYEHEGKEYELNLIDTPGHVDFQYEVSRSLSCCEGAVLLVDAFQGVEAQTVANAYNAIEHDLEIVPVMNKIDLHHARPDEVKQEMEQTLGIDPDEVLGCSAKTGLKCDEVLAAVIERVPPPTGDPNAPLQAMVFDSVYDEFRGAIIYVRLMNGVVRKGQKIQFLQAGTTHEIVELGQLSPRRVQREMLSAGQVGYLVCNIKSLGQIHIGDTVTVASGEQAKPLAGYEEPKRMVFCGLYPSDGQDFEQLREALGKLQINDPSFEFEPETSDALGFGFRCGFLGLLHMEIVQQRLEQEADIDLVQTAPNVTYRIQTKDGTWEEVHTPTRVPDVGDIEEFQQPIVRVSFVVPEEYVGGIMKLCADRRGIFVRQEYLSPTRVMLVYDIALAEVVYDMHDKLKSTTRGYGTMDYELRGYETGELVRLDILVKNERVDALSIVCDRRDADTRGRAVIKKLKKEIPRHMFEVALQAAIGTRIIARETISAMRKNVTAKCYGGDISRKRKLWEKQKEGKKRMKSIGSVDIPQKAFLAVLETGEEEKK; encoded by the coding sequence ATGTCCACCGCCTCGCCTCAGACTGGTTCTTCCTCTTCGAAGCCGCGCCCCAAGGGTGCGGTCGATCCGCAGCTTGTGCGGAATTTTTCGATCGTTGCTCATATCGACCACGGCAAGAGCACCCTTGCTGACCGGCTGCTCGAAGTGACGGGGACCGTGAGCAAGCGGGAGATGAAAGAGCAGTTGCTTGACGACATGGAACTCGAACGGCAACGAGGCATCACGATCAAGTCGCGTGCCGTTTCCATGAAGTACGAGCACGAAGGGAAAGAGTACGAGCTGAATCTCATCGACACGCCGGGGCACGTGGACTTTCAGTACGAAGTGTCGCGGTCACTCTCGTGTTGCGAAGGCGCGGTGCTGCTGGTGGATGCGTTCCAGGGTGTCGAGGCACAAACGGTCGCCAACGCCTACAACGCAATTGAGCACGACCTGGAAATCGTCCCCGTGATGAACAAGATCGACCTACATCACGCGCGGCCTGACGAAGTGAAGCAGGAAATGGAGCAGACCCTCGGGATTGACCCTGATGAGGTGCTCGGTTGCAGTGCGAAGACGGGGCTCAAATGTGATGAAGTGCTGGCCGCGGTGATCGAACGCGTGCCTCCGCCAACTGGCGACCCGAATGCACCGTTGCAAGCGATGGTGTTCGACAGCGTTTACGATGAGTTCCGTGGGGCGATCATCTACGTGCGGCTGATGAATGGCGTGGTGCGCAAAGGGCAGAAGATTCAGTTCCTGCAAGCCGGCACGACGCACGAGATCGTCGAACTGGGACAGCTCTCACCCCGTCGTGTCCAACGCGAAATGCTTTCCGCTGGACAGGTGGGGTATCTGGTTTGCAACATCAAGTCGCTCGGCCAGATACACATCGGTGATACGGTGACGGTCGCCAGTGGCGAACAGGCAAAACCGCTCGCCGGATACGAAGAGCCGAAGCGGATGGTTTTCTGCGGGCTTTACCCTTCTGATGGCCAAGACTTCGAGCAACTACGTGAAGCACTCGGTAAGTTGCAAATCAACGATCCTAGTTTCGAGTTCGAGCCGGAAACCTCAGACGCCCTCGGCTTTGGTTTCCGCTGCGGTTTTCTCGGCCTTTTACATATGGAAATCGTCCAGCAGCGTTTGGAGCAAGAGGCGGACATCGATTTGGTCCAAACCGCTCCGAACGTCACCTATCGCATCCAAACCAAGGATGGGACTTGGGAGGAAGTCCATACGCCCACGCGCGTCCCTGACGTCGGCGACATCGAGGAGTTCCAACAGCCCATCGTCCGGGTGAGTTTCGTTGTGCCCGAAGAGTATGTCGGCGGCATCATGAAGCTGTGTGCGGATCGTCGGGGAATCTTCGTGCGGCAAGAGTACTTGTCTCCCACACGGGTCATGTTGGTTTACGACATTGCCCTGGCCGAAGTCGTTTACGACATGCACGATAAGCTGAAAAGTACGACCCGCGGCTACGGCACGATGGATTACGAGCTACGCGGCTACGAGACGGGCGAACTGGTACGGCTTGATATTCTGGTCAAGAACGAACGCGTCGATGCTCTCTCAATCGTCTGCGACCGCCGTGATGCCGACACCCGCGGTCGTGCGGTGATCAAGAAGCTGAAGAAAGAGATCCCCCGTCACATGTTCGAGGTCGCCCTGCAAGCGGCCATCGGCACCCGCATCATCGCCCGCGAGACGATCAGCGCGATGCGTAAGAACGTGACTGCCAAATGCTACGGTGGCGATATTAGCCGGAAACGCAAGCTTTGGGAAAAGCAGAAGGAAGGCAAGAAGCGAATGAAGTCGATCGGCTCGGTCGACATTCCGCAGAAAGCGTTCCTGGCAGTGTTGGAGACGGGGGAGGAGGAGAAGAAGTGA
- a CDS encoding endonuclease/exonuclease/phosphatase family protein, translating to MGEKQEAKPNRLKHYVFWAAVGFGVVMALTSFLPLLPVNWWWVRIGDFPRLQLLIGSLIAMGMLAPFWRRRFTKSLMLLLLLGVGIQVYWISPYLPWAPVEVEDAKSQDKSTHVRILAANVLQENDQADALLELITEVDPDVITLCEVNQRWIDDLSALEKDYPHFLKHPQDNTYGIAIYSRLPLIDPQVRTLVKETIPSIDTRARLPSGHEVRVFVVHPNPPRPGESTAKRDAELILVGREIEEDASAIVMGDLNDVGWSRTTNLFQEVSDLIDPRKGRGLYPTYNAKSMIWRYPLDYCFHSDDFRLVQMETLRDIGSDHFPLYVELSHEPDARDEQAAPHLDQGDQEDAEQAVETAKEEGHNVEDSE from the coding sequence GTGGGAGAGAAGCAAGAGGCAAAACCCAATCGACTGAAGCACTATGTTTTCTGGGCGGCAGTCGGCTTCGGCGTCGTCATGGCGCTGACATCCTTTTTGCCTCTATTGCCGGTCAATTGGTGGTGGGTTCGCATCGGGGACTTCCCGCGGTTGCAACTTCTCATCGGCTCTTTAATCGCGATGGGTATGTTGGCTCCTTTTTGGCGACGTCGGTTCACGAAGTCGCTCATGCTGCTGTTGCTTCTGGGTGTGGGAATCCAAGTCTATTGGATTTCGCCCTATCTGCCCTGGGCACCTGTCGAGGTGGAAGACGCCAAGTCGCAAGACAAATCTACGCACGTGCGGATTCTTGCCGCAAACGTACTGCAAGAGAACGATCAGGCAGACGCCTTGCTCGAGTTGATTACCGAGGTCGATCCGGACGTGATCACCTTATGTGAAGTGAACCAGCGTTGGATAGATGATCTCTCAGCATTGGAAAAAGACTACCCTCACTTCCTCAAGCATCCCCAGGACAACACGTACGGCATCGCCATCTACTCAAGGCTACCGCTCATTGATCCCCAAGTGCGGACGCTTGTGAAAGAAACGATCCCCTCGATCGATACCCGTGCGAGGCTTCCCTCAGGCCATGAGGTGCGAGTTTTCGTCGTCCATCCAAATCCGCCCCGCCCTGGCGAATCAACCGCAAAGCGGGATGCTGAACTGATTCTTGTGGGACGTGAAATCGAGGAGGATGCGAGTGCGATCGTAATGGGCGACCTCAACGATGTTGGCTGGTCACGAACCACGAACCTCTTTCAAGAAGTGAGCGATTTGATTGACCCCAGAAAAGGGCGTGGCCTCTATCCCACCTACAATGCCAAGTCGATGATTTGGCGTTACCCACTCGACTACTGCTTTCATTCAGATGATTTTCGCCTCGTGCAGATGGAAACACTTCGTGATATCGGCTCCGACCATTTCCCACTCTACGTGGAACTGAGCCACGAGCCGGATGCCCGTGATGAACAGGCCGCTCCGCATTTGGACCAGGGCGACCAAGAGGACGCTGAGCAGGCTGTCGAAACGGCTAAAGAAGAAGGCCACAATGTTGAGGATTCTGAGTGA
- a CDS encoding type II and III secretion system protein, which yields MSTPNQHNAILRLATCLLSAHLCCLGCSATRPTPLALTERATATEVATADEIEDKNWPGGGERTAFQFPEDFSTRVEGTVSEPSAIAIASQRLPRVERIASANDRNPESWFPSIPRVEQAAHWANSSPLEQPIPTEADNNAEPLPLPESSLVSDTFIETDVREALQSLATQAGVRLIVDDQVRGTVSANIEERTFEESLVQVLHPLGFVFRNVGETVYVGVPDPDSALFPEIAERFRFSAYHRDPEELAKTLPKRYQKFVRISPQGGWLIVEAPEQQARHVLSELEELDQPVPQVVLEALICVYSPETNFRFGFNMESGVHVFGKSADVALNSLSIAGKFGAPAANSLNDFRVTSSLLKALEQKGYVKIRAAPRVMAQDGKQARIHIGRDTFFSVQPETNNFLYRQDVQQVSSGIMLDIVPRVREPNVVVDIERAEVSEDIRADETQAGSDDRFPLINRRSVSTTVHVLDGHTIVIGGLTQRQKVNVHNRVPVLSRIPLAGKLFQRVERQDQKVEVAIFISPRIVKDCAHAGTRINEEALPLHLGDNAELTPH from the coding sequence ATGTCCACACCCAACCAACACAACGCGATTCTTCGGCTGGCAACCTGCCTGCTCAGCGCGCACCTGTGTTGCCTCGGGTGCTCTGCGACGAGGCCGACTCCGCTGGCTCTGACCGAACGGGCAACCGCCACAGAAGTTGCCACGGCGGACGAAATCGAAGACAAGAACTGGCCCGGTGGAGGCGAGCGAACGGCGTTTCAGTTCCCAGAAGATTTCTCCACGCGTGTCGAAGGAACCGTCAGTGAGCCATCCGCCATCGCGATCGCCTCGCAGCGATTGCCCCGAGTCGAACGGATCGCCAGTGCGAACGATCGAAATCCAGAGTCATGGTTCCCCAGCATCCCCAGAGTCGAGCAAGCCGCACACTGGGCGAATTCGAGTCCGCTCGAACAGCCAATCCCCACCGAAGCAGACAACAACGCGGAACCTCTGCCACTGCCGGAAAGCTCGCTAGTCAGCGACACCTTCATTGAAACGGACGTTCGCGAAGCGTTGCAATCCTTGGCCACGCAAGCCGGTGTGCGACTGATCGTGGATGATCAAGTCCGCGGCACGGTCTCAGCGAACATAGAAGAGCGTACCTTCGAGGAGTCGCTCGTTCAGGTGCTTCATCCGCTGGGGTTCGTCTTCCGGAATGTGGGCGAAACGGTCTACGTCGGCGTGCCCGATCCCGATTCTGCACTGTTTCCCGAGATCGCCGAGCGCTTTCGCTTTTCCGCCTATCACCGCGACCCCGAGGAACTCGCCAAGACGCTCCCAAAGCGTTACCAGAAGTTCGTTCGCATCTCCCCCCAAGGAGGTTGGTTAATTGTTGAGGCACCCGAGCAACAAGCTCGACATGTGCTGAGCGAGTTGGAAGAGCTCGACCAACCGGTGCCGCAGGTAGTTCTCGAAGCGCTCATTTGCGTCTATTCGCCCGAGACGAATTTCCGCTTCGGCTTCAACATGGAGAGTGGCGTCCACGTGTTCGGGAAATCGGCCGATGTCGCACTCAACAGCTTGAGCATCGCTGGCAAGTTCGGGGCCCCCGCGGCAAACAGTCTGAACGACTTCCGCGTTACCAGTTCACTACTAAAAGCACTCGAGCAAAAAGGCTACGTGAAAATCCGTGCCGCTCCCCGCGTGATGGCTCAGGATGGCAAACAGGCGCGGATTCACATCGGGCGTGATACGTTCTTCAGCGTCCAACCCGAGACGAACAACTTTCTCTATCGGCAGGATGTCCAGCAGGTGTCCTCGGGGATCATGCTCGACATCGTGCCGCGGGTGAGAGAACCCAACGTGGTTGTCGATATCGAACGGGCCGAGGTGAGCGAGGACATCCGAGCGGACGAAACCCAGGCCGGCTCGGACGATCGCTTCCCGTTGATCAATCGACGGAGCGTTTCGACCACGGTACACGTGCTCGACGGTCACACGATCGTGATCGGCGGACTGACCCAACGCCAGAAAGTGAACGTCCATAACCGCGTCCCTGTGCTGAGCCGCATCCCGCTAGCCGGAAAGTTATTCCAACGCGTGGAACGGCAGGATCAGAAAGTCGAAGTGGCGATCTTCATTTCGCCGCGCATCGTAAAGGACTGTGCTCATGCTGGCACCAGAATCAACGAGGAAGCATTGCCGCTTCACCTTGGCGACAACGCTGAGCTTACTCCTCATTAG
- a CDS encoding FkbM family methyltransferase has protein sequence MSLSRLFKRREKVPFAQWGSQVSTFELPQEGSVDYAQWLHPYETTKSIDQSEIDGLKQFIRPGDFAIDIGAHTGDTTVPMALAAGKQGCVLALEPNPYVFEILKENAGLNLDKTHIVPQCLAATEHDGNFVFHYSDASFCNGGFRSQQRWPLFRRKHALKVKGRILANLLRDEFAGWLPKLAYVKVDAEGYDCAILKSILPILLDTRPVIRTEVFRKLLASERRELFDLLADNGFEVFRYEGGESPQGASISREKLTAEKHFDILAVPRAEARNQAA, from the coding sequence ATGTCGCTTTCCAGACTCTTCAAACGTCGCGAAAAAGTCCCCTTTGCTCAATGGGGCAGCCAAGTCTCCACGTTCGAATTGCCCCAAGAGGGAAGCGTCGACTACGCCCAGTGGCTCCACCCTTACGAGACCACCAAGTCGATCGACCAGAGCGAGATCGATGGCCTCAAGCAGTTCATCCGCCCCGGAGACTTTGCCATCGACATTGGTGCCCACACGGGGGATACGACCGTCCCGATGGCCCTGGCGGCGGGAAAGCAGGGCTGTGTGCTGGCTTTAGAGCCAAATCCTTACGTCTTCGAGATCCTTAAGGAGAACGCGGGCCTGAACCTCGACAAGACCCATATCGTTCCACAATGCCTGGCGGCGACTGAGCATGATGGCAACTTCGTGTTCCACTACAGCGACGCCTCGTTCTGTAACGGTGGATTCCGCTCGCAGCAGCGTTGGCCGTTGTTTCGTCGTAAGCACGCGCTGAAAGTCAAAGGTCGGATTCTCGCGAATCTGCTGCGTGACGAGTTCGCCGGCTGGCTTCCCAAACTCGCCTACGTGAAAGTCGATGCCGAAGGCTACGACTGCGCAATCCTCAAATCCATTCTGCCCATTCTGCTGGACACCCGGCCCGTGATCCGGACCGAAGTCTTCCGTAAGTTGCTTGCTAGCGAACGTCGCGAACTCTTCGACTTGCTAGCAGATAATGGCTTTGAAGTGTTCCGCTACGAAGGTGGAGAGAGTCCTCAAGGTGCAAGCATCTCGCGAGAAAAACTCACCGCCGAAAAGCACTTTGATATCTTAGCTGTGCCGAGGGCCGAAGCTCGCAACCAAGCAGCCTAG
- a CDS encoding metallophosphoesterase family protein — translation MIEYKNVRNFTFGARSLACLVAGLCFAAMLVSVQGAQGDVTEASAAPQQWRCVWTSDPSTTALISWNTNNAGQVHQVHYRRVDGNGAAEWSVQESHRDGQYSSKAVELFYHHVRLTGLAPDTTYELSMESDGEKSPTFHFKTAPAEDKPLAVIFGADSRSGLKERRRMNAMLSRMLAESQTEDKTPIIAFSHGGDFVVNGNDLKQWSRWMSDYELTTTDKGQLLPIIPTRGNHDHGPLFNEVFDFPKGDKNYYAIDVGPQIRWVILNTETSVAGNQAKWLREELAASRPKYRWIVPQYHRPAFPAVKAPGRALIHWVPLFEKYNVDLVCEGDGHNIKRTPPIRNNRIDPTGVVYIGEGGLGVGQRTPKLDLWYLRPPQAKAGQGHHVQLLSFDEESITYRVVLLDEGEGSKIFDEHRLAARKPDAKKEK, via the coding sequence ATGATCGAGTACAAGAACGTTAGAAACTTTACTTTCGGCGCTCGCTCGCTGGCCTGCCTAGTCGCTGGCTTATGCTTCGCCGCAATGCTTGTGTCCGTGCAGGGCGCTCAAGGTGATGTTACCGAAGCATCGGCAGCCCCTCAACAGTGGCGCTGCGTTTGGACCTCGGACCCAAGCACCACCGCTCTGATTAGTTGGAATACCAACAACGCTGGACAGGTCCATCAGGTTCATTACCGTAGGGTTGATGGAAACGGGGCGGCCGAATGGAGCGTGCAAGAATCGCATCGCGACGGCCAGTATTCTAGCAAGGCGGTTGAACTGTTTTACCATCACGTTCGTCTGACGGGGCTTGCTCCTGACACAACCTACGAGCTTTCGATGGAAAGCGACGGAGAGAAGTCTCCCACGTTCCATTTCAAAACGGCACCTGCAGAGGATAAGCCCCTGGCGGTGATTTTCGGCGCGGATTCGCGTTCCGGCTTGAAGGAGCGACGGCGGATGAACGCGATGCTCTCACGCATGCTTGCCGAGTCGCAAACGGAAGACAAAACACCGATCATCGCGTTTTCGCACGGAGGTGACTTTGTCGTTAATGGGAACGATCTTAAGCAATGGTCCCGGTGGATGAGTGATTATGAGCTGACCACGACCGACAAAGGTCAACTTCTGCCAATCATTCCCACACGAGGCAATCACGACCACGGGCCTTTGTTTAACGAGGTTTTCGACTTTCCCAAGGGCGACAAGAACTATTATGCCATAGACGTTGGGCCGCAGATTCGCTGGGTGATCCTCAACACGGAAACGAGCGTCGCCGGCAATCAAGCGAAGTGGTTGCGTGAGGAATTGGCTGCCTCACGGCCTAAGTATCGGTGGATCGTTCCGCAGTACCACCGCCCGGCTTTTCCAGCGGTAAAAGCACCGGGACGCGCGCTGATCCACTGGGTTCCGCTATTCGAGAAATACAACGTCGACTTGGTTTGCGAAGGGGACGGTCACAACATCAAACGAACGCCGCCAATTCGTAACAACCGCATCGATCCAACGGGAGTTGTTTATATCGGCGAGGGGGGGCTAGGCGTCGGGCAGCGCACGCCGAAACTCGACCTTTGGTACTTGCGTCCCCCGCAGGCGAAAGCGGGGCAAGGTCACCACGTCCAACTGCTTTCCTTCGACGAAGAGTCGATCACCTATCGAGTCGTGCTGTTGGATGAGGGTGAAGGCAGCAAGATTTTTGATGAGCATCGTCTGGCTGCGCGGAAGCCTGATGCAAAAAAGGAGAAATAG